A stretch of DNA from Streptomyces gobiensis:
AGGCCGCCGTCGCCCTGGGCACGGAGCGAGGCGACAAGCTGGGCGACGACCGCGCCGACCGGCAGAGCGGCACCGACATTGCGGGCGGCGTCGGTGACGATGCCCATGTCCTTGTGGTGCAGGTCGATCCGGAAGCCCGGCTTGAAGTCCCGCTTCTTGAAGTTCTGCTTCTTGCGGTCCAGGACCGTGGAACCGGCCAGACCGCCCGCGAGCACATCCAGCGCGGCGTCCAGATCGACCCCGGACTTCTCCAGGAAGACCACGGCCTCGGCGCAGGCCTGGATATTGACCGCGACGATCAGCTGGTTGGCGGCCTTCACCGTCTGGCCGGCGCCATGCGGGCCGCAGAGAATGATGGTCTTGCCCAGCGCCTCGAAGATCGGCTTCACCCGGTCGAAGTCGGCCTGCGTGCCGCCGACCATGATGGACAGAACGGCCTCGATGGCACCCGCCTCACCGCCGGAGACCGGGGCGTCCAGGACCTTGAGGTCCTTGCCCGCCTGGGCGGCGGCCTCAGCCACCGCGATGGAGGTCTGCGGGGTGATGGAGGACATGTCGATGATCGTGGCGCCCTGCCTGGCGTTGGCGATCACACCGTCCTCGGACAGGATGACGGCCTTCACGTGCGGGTCGGCCGGGACCATGGTGATCACGACATCGGCGTCCTTGACCGCCTCGGCGATCGAGGAGGCCGCGGTGCCGCCGTTCTTGGCGAGGCGGTCAAGCTTGTCCTGCTCCAGGGTGTAGCCGGTGACCGAGTAGCCAGCCTTGATCAGGTTCTCGGCCATCGGGGAGCCCATGATGCCCAGGCCCACCCAGGCGATCTTCGGAAGTGCTGTGTTGCTCATGAGGTGCCTTTCAGCGGTTTGCGTGCGGGGAGAAGTCAGTGCTGGGCGGCGCGCAGCGGGGCCGGAAGCCACTCGAAGGCGCTCGCGCTCGGCTTGTCACCGGGCTTGTACTCAAGACCGGTCCAGCCGTCGTAACCGGCCTTCTTCAGCCGGTCGAGCAGGTCGGTGAAGTCGAGGTCACCGGTGCCGGGGGCGCCACGGCCGGGGTTGTCCGCGATCTGCACATGGCCGGTCTTGCCGGTGTACTTCTCGATGACCTCGTGGAGGTCCTCGCCGTTCATGGACAGGTGGTAGAGATCCATCAGGAACTTGGCGTTCCCAAGGCCGGTAGCGGCATTGACCTTGTCCACCACATCTACGGCCGACGGAGCGCTGACCAGCGGGTACAGCGGCGACTCCGGGGCATTGAGCGCCTCGATCAAGAGGATCGCGCCGACCCGGTCGGCGGCGCGGGCGGCCAGCGTCAGATTCTCCAGCGCCAGCTCGTCCTGGACGGCGGGGTCCACGCCGTCGACCCGGTTGCCATAGAGCGCGTTGAGCGCCTTGCAGCCCACCGAAGCGGCGAAGTCGGCGGCGACATCGATGTTGGCCCGGAACTTCTCCGACTCCTCGCCGGGGATGGACAGCGCACCACGGTCCGGGCCCGGCAGCTGTCCCGCGTAGAAGTTCAGCCCGGTGAGCTGGGTGCCCGCGTCCTCCAGGGCGCTGCGCAGCGCGTCGAGTTCGGCCTGCTCGGGGACGGGGGCATCGACCCATGGCCACCACAGCTCCACCGCGTTGAAGCCGACCGCGGCGGCAGCCGCCGGGCGCTCCAGGAGCGGGAGCTCGGTGAAAAGGATCGAGAGGTTCACATTGAAGCGCGTATCCGTGAAGCCCATGAGGGGTGTGCGCTCCTTCCGTATCGCGGAAGTTATTTTCTATCTTGTGGAAGAGTGCCGCCGACCTCGGGAGGCTGTCAAGAGGAGAATCCGAATTGGCCTGATTTGCCATGGTCGCGTGTGGATTCGAGGGGGTGGCTCGAATGGCGCGGCAGGGTAATTTGAGGTCGTGCGATTGAAAGTGGAGTTCACGACCGAGCCGTTCGATCTTGACGAGGCGCCGCACCATGCGGTGGTGGCTCGCGAGATCGTGCAGGCCGCTGACCTGGATGCCGTCGACGTCGGCCCCTTCGGCAATACGGCCGAGGGGGCCGCGGAAGATGTGCTTGCCGTAGTGAACGCGATGCTACGTCGAACGCTTGAGGCTGGGGCCACTCGTGTGTCATTGCAGGTGAATTTGGTCGAATCAGACGACCAGGCGGTGGGTGACGCATGAGTAGCTTGGGCGAACACCCATTCATTACGGCCGTGAAGCCACTGGTTGACGCCATGGGCGGTGAGATGATCGCCCCGGAGCAGGCCGAGGGGGACGATGTGGTCCTCGCCTGGGAGGGCGAGGATGTGCTGGCCGTACGGCTGCCGAATCTGTCGGACTCGCTGGATCATCTCCTGGCCGACCTGGAGCGCAGGCACGGTAAGCCGCTGTCGGAGCTCGACCGCAGGACCAAGCAGTCCGTGGTCCGGATCCTTGAGACGCGTGGCGCGTTCACTGTCCGTCATGGCGTCGAGACGGTCGCGAGCGCGCTCGGCGTCAGCCGGTTCACCGTCTACAACTACCTGAACAGGGAAAACGGCTCCAAGCCCCCCAGCTAGGCCCCCGGGCCTGGCTTTTCCCCAACCCCGCCCCGGCGGGGCGCCCTGCCGCGGGGCGGCCCGGAGCGCCGGGGCTGGGGTGGGTGGTGGGTTGCGTAGAGGGGTGGACGCAGCCGCGAACCCCGAGGTGTTGTGGGCACTCGCAGCCCCGCGAGGGGCGTGGGCCCGCCCTGCTACGCAACCACCCACCCACACCAGCCACAACGCTCCGGCCAGCCCCGGGGCGGAGCTCGCGACGCTTGGTGGGCACAACCCGGCCACCGTCCGCACCCGGCCACCCCGGGGCCCCGGGGCGCGAGCCCCGGTTACGGGAAGGGGCGGGAATTGGGGAGCCCCACCCACGGCACCCCGCCGCCGCGGGCGAAGCCCCGTCACGCGGCGGAGCCGCGTGACGGGGCAGCCGGGAAGGGGCTTTGGCTTTGCGCGGGGCCAGGGTCGGCACCGGGCGGCCCGGTGAGCCCGCGCTGATGGCCGGGGTTCCCGGGGCGGAGCCCTGCCGTGTGGGGGAGCCGCAGGTCGGGTGGAGGCGGATGCGGAGCGTGGCCGGTAGGTTACTTCCGACGCGAGTTTCAACAAAGTGTTGACGCCGGGTGGCCAGCAGGTTTAGCTATTGACCTAGCCCGAACCGCACCATGGCCCCGGAGGTCCCGTGACTTCGAGTTCGACACCGGGTCTGACCTGGTTCAACACCGCCGAGGAGAGCGCCGCCCGGGCGGCGCTTCACGAGGTGTGTGCCTCGACGGCCTGGGGGAGCAAGCTGCTCGCCCAGCGCCCCTACCCCAACGTGGCGGCCCTGTTCACCGCGAGCGACGCCGGTATGGCCGAGCTCACCGCGGCGGACCTGGCCGAGGCGATGGCGGGGCACCCGCCGATCGGCCGGCCGAAGCCAGGCGACCCGACCTCATCCCGCGAGCAGCGGGGGATGGCCGGAGCCTCCGAGGAGCTCAAGGCGGAGATGCTCGAGCTCAACCTGGCCTACCAGGACAAGTTCGGCCATGTCTTCCTGATCTGTGCCACGGGCCTCACCGGAGAGCAGATGCGGGACGCGGTGCGGACCCGTCTTGAGAACACTCCGGAGCAGGAGCGGGAGAACGTCCGCACCGAGCTGGTGAAGATCAACCGCATCCGGCTGACCCGCCTCGTAGCAGAAGGAGCCTGAGTCGTGAGCAGTGCGACGACCGCCGCCAGGAGTTCCGTGTCCACGCACATCCTGGACACCAGTGTCGGCCGCCCCGCCGGGGGTGTTGCCGTCCAGCTGTCCGTCCGCAGTGGTGGCGAGGGCGAATGGGCCGCGCACGGCGCGTCGAAGACCGACGCGGACGGGCGCTGCAAGGACCTTCCGGACCTGCCGGAGGGCACCACACACGTACGGCTCTTCTTCGACGTCGAGCCGTACTTCACCGACAAGCAAGCCGAGGAACAGCAGGACGCCCCCCGCGTAAGGGACAGCGGTGTCTTTTTCCCCGAGGTGGCGATCGTCTTCGCCGTGACCCCGGGTGAGCACTACCACGTACCGCTGCTGCTCAACCCGTTCGGCTACTCCGTGTACCGAGGGAGCTGACACCCGAAATGCCCACGATTCTCGGCCAGAACCAGTACGGCAAGGCGGAAAACCGCGTCGTCAAAATCGTCCGCGACGGCGATACGCACCACATCAAGGACCTGAACGTCTCCGTCGCCCTCTCCGGCGACATGGACGAGGTGCACTACTCCGGCTCCAACGCCAATGTGCTGCCGACCGACACCACCAAGAACACCGTGTACGCCTTCGCCAAGGAGCACGGCATCGAGTCGGCCGAACAGTTCGGCATCCATCTGGCCCGGCACTTCGTCGAGTCCCAGGAGCCGATCAAGCAGGCCCGGATACGGGTCGAGGAGTACACCTGGGAGCGGATCGAGACCTCCGACTCCAAGAAAACGCCGTTCATCGGCGCCGACGAGGTCAAGCACTCCTTCGTCCGCAAGGGCCAGGAGACCCGCACCGCACAGATCACCTACGACGGTGAGACCTGGCAGGTCTTCTCCGGTCTGAAGGACCTCACGGTGATGAACTCCACCAACTCGGAGTTCTGGGGCTACGTCAAGGACAAGTACACCACCCTCAAGGAGGCGTACGACCGCATCCTCGCCACCGAGGTGACCTCCGTATGGCGGCACAACTGGACCAGCGACGACCAGCGGATGCCCAACTGGGAGCGCTCCTACGCGCAGACGAAGCGGCACATGCTGGACGCCTTCGTCGAGACCTACTCGCTGTCGCTGCAGCAGACCCTGTACCAGATGGGCGCGCGAGTGATCAACAGCCGCGGTGAGATCGATGAGATCCGCTTCTCGCTGCCCAACAAGCACCACTTCCTGGTGGACCTCGAGCCGTTCGGACTGAAGAACGATAATGAGGTCTACTTCGCGGCGGACCGTCCGTACGGCCTCATCGAAGCCACCATTCTGCGCGACGGTGTCGAGCCGCAGATCCCGGTCGACATGACCAACCTGTAGGACAGCTACGGGACCCCTGACGCGCGCGCCGGCGTCATCACCCGGGGGTAGAGCGGGGGCATCTGCGCAACACGCACCGCGGACTCGGTCGGCCCCCGCTCGACCCCCGGGTCCGCACCTCCGGATGGAAGCACGAGGTAGATCCCATGGCTGGTACAGCAGCACAGCGCATCGTGATCGAGAACTGCGCGATCGCCACCGTGGACGCGAATGACACCGAATACGCCTCGGGTCATGTCGTCATCGCCGACAACGTCATCGAGTCGGTGGGCGCCGGCGCCGCTCCCGCCAACCTGGAAAACGTGGTCCGCCGGATCGATGGCACCGGCCATCTGGTCACCCCGGGCCTGGTCAACACCCACCACCACTTCTACCAGTGGATCACCCGTGGCCTGGCGCAGAACTCCAACCTCTTCAACTGGCTGGTGGCGCTGTACCCCACCTGGTCACGTATCGACGAGCAGATGGTGTACGCGGCCGCCCAGGGCTCACTGGCCATGATGGCCCGCGGCGGTGTCACCACCGCCATGGACCACCACTATGTCTTCCCGCGCGGCGCCGGTGACCTGCTGGGCGCCGAGATCCGCGCCGCGGCGGAGCTGGGGGTGCGCTTCACCGCCGCCCGCGGCTCCATGGACCTGGGCACGTCGGACGGCGGCCTGCCCCCGGACTTCGCCGTCGAGACCACCGAGGGCGCGCTCCTGGCCACCGAGGAGGCCGTCGACAAGCACCACGACGCGTCCTTCGGGTCGATGCTGCATATCGCGGTCGCCCCCTGCTCACCCTTCTCCGTCTCCACCGAGCTGCTGCGTGAGGGTGCCAAGCTCGCCCGTCGTAGGGGCGTCAGGCTGCACACGCACGGCTCGGAGACCGTGGAGGAGGAGAAGTTCTGCCACGAGCTCTTCGGCATGGGCCCGACCGACTACTTCGAGTCGACCGGCTGGCTCGGTGAGGACGTATGGATGGCGCACTGCGTCCATATGAACGACTCCGACATCGAGGCCTTCGCCCGTACCAGCACCGGTGTCGCCCACTGCCCCTCCTCCAACGCCCGCCTCGCCGCCGGAATCGCCCGGGTCCCGGACATGCTCGCTGCCGGCGTCCCGGTCGGCCTGGGCGTTGACGGCACGGCCTCCAATGAGTCCGGGGAACTGCACACCGAGCTGCGCAACGCCCTGCTCATCAACCGCCTCGGCGCACACAAGGAGAACGCGCTCAACGCCCGCCAGGCGCTGCGACTGGGCACCTTCGGCGGTGCGCAGGTGCTGGGCCGGGCCAGCGAGATCGGCTCCCTTGAGGCGGGCAAGCTCGCCGACCTGGTGCTGTGGAAGCTCGACGGCATCGGCCACTCCTCGATCGCCGACCCGGTCGCCGCGCTGGTCTTCGGCGCCGCCGCCCCGGTCACCCTGTCGCTCATCAACGGCAGGCCAGTCGTCGAGGACAGCCGTCTGACGACCGTTGACGAGGACGCCATCGCCCGCAGCACCCGGGACGAGGCCCAGCGTCTGGCCCGTATCGCCGCCGACGCGAACTGACCCCACAAGCTCCGGCCGGGAGGGACGGCTCCCGGCCGGTGGTTCAGGACCCGAGCGGGGTCCTGAACGACTGGCCGAAGCGGGGGCGTGACCTAAGAATTACGCCCCCGCTTCGGTATTCGGTCACCCGTCCTCCCCACCCCCCGCGCACTGCCTGACACCCGCACTGCCTGACACCCGCACCACCTGGCACCACCGCACAACCTCCCTGAAACCCTCGTGCCCCGTTCCTATGGCGGCGCAGTAACCGACAGGAGGTCCTCAGTGGCCGCAGAGCCCGGGATCAGCAACAACGGCGCCAAGCATCCGGTCGACGAAACCCTCCCCCCACTAAAAATGATCACCAGCGGGCTGCAGCATGTGGCCGCGATGTACGCGGGTGTGGTTGCCGTACCGCTGGTGATCGGCGCGGCAGCCAATCTCAGCCCGGCCGATACCACCTTGCTGATGGGCGCCAGCCTCTTTACTGCCGGTATAGCCACCCTGCTTCAGACGCTGGGCATCTGGAAGATCGGAGCCCGGCTGCCCTTTGTCAACGGTGTGTCATTCGTCGGCGTCGCGGCGATGATCGCGATCATCGCCGCCGAGGGCGGCGGCACCGGCCTGCCGGTCATCTTTGGCGCGGTGATCGTCGCAGGTCTCTTCGGCTTTCTCATCAGCCCGTGGTTCTGCAAGCTGGTGCGCTTCTTCCCACCGGTGGTCACCGGCAGCGTCATCACGCTGATCGGTATATCCCTGCTGCCGGTGGCCTTTGGCTGGGTCAGCGATGGCGGCGGCAGCGGGGAGGGCGCTCCCGCCCGGAACATCGCGCTGGCAGGCATCACCTTGGTGGTGACCCTGGTGCTGAACCGGTTCACCCGGGGCTTTGTGCGGTCCATCGCGATCCTGCTCGGCCTCACCGCCGGCACCCTGGCGGCGATTCCCTTCGGGATGACCGACTTCGCCAGACTCGGCGACGCCGAACTGTTCGCCTTCCCCGCGCCGTTCCACTTCGGCGCACCGGTGTTCTCCATCGCGCCGGTCATCTCCATGTGCATCGTGATGCTGGTCATCATGACCGAGTCGACGGCCGACATGATCGCGCTGGGCAAGGTCGTCGACAAGCCGGTAGATGAGAAGACGCTCGCGGCTGGGCTCCGCGCCGACACGCTGGGCAGCGCCATCGCCCCGGTCTTCAACGGCTTCGCCGCCACCGCCTTCTCACAGAACGTCGGCCTGGTCGCGATCTCCAAGGTGCGCAGCCGCTTTGTGGTCGCGGTCGGCGGCGGCATCCTCATTCTGCTCGGGCTCAGCCCGATCGCCGCGGCACTGGTCGCCGCCGTGCCACTGCCGGTCCTCGGCGGGGTGGGCATCGTCCTCTTCGGCACCATCGCGGTGAGCGGCATCCAGACCCTGGTGCAGAGTGATCTGAGCAAGACCGGAAACGCCCTGATCGTCGCGGTGACGCTCGGCGTGGGCCTGGCTCCGGAGATGGCCCATGGCTTCTACGGCCAGTTCCCGGACAGCGTCACCATCATCCTGGACTCCGGTGTCAGCACCGGCTGCTTCCTGGCCGTCCTGCTGAACCTGGTCTTCAACCACCTCGGCCAGCGGCGCGACGGCGGCACACGGGTTCCCCGGCAGCGCACCGGGAAGTCCACCATCGTCGACCCTCACTGATACACGGGCCGTCAACGCCCACAGCGCGTCCCCGCCAGGGGCGTTGCGGCGCCCGCGCGTCCCTGGCACGGTGAGGGGGTGAAGCGATCATTCCGCCTCCCGGACACCCTGCTGGCCATGGACCGTGATGTGTACGGCTCCCTCCTGGCGGACGGGGCGCTGGACCGGCTGAGCGGTGTCGCGGCGGTGGACACCGCGCTGCTCATCACCGACTTCGAGGACCCCGCTCACACCACCGCGCTGGCCTCGGCGGAAGTCCTCTTCACACACTGGGGCTGCCCTCCCCTGACCGGCCCCGCACTCCAGCGGATGCCCAGGCTACGGGCCGTGGTGCACGCGGCCGGATCGGTCAAGCAGCACATCACCGACGCCGTGTGGCAGCGCGGGATCGTGGTGTCGACCGCGGCCCAGGCCAACGCCCAGCCGGTAGCCGAGTACACGCTGGCCGCCATCCTGTTCGCCAATAAGCGGGTGCTGGAGAGCGCACAGTCATACCGCACGCTACGGAATGGGACCGCACCGCTGAAGTCCGCCACCGGCCTGGGCAACTACCAGCGCACGGTGGGCATCGTGGGGGCCTCGCGCATCGGACGTCTGGTGATCGAGCTGCTGCGGCCCTTCGATCTGACGGTGCTGGTGTACGACCCCCATCTGGACCCGGAGGAGGCCAGGGAGCTGGGGGCCGAGACGGTCGGACTCGATGAACTGACCCGCCGGGGCGATGTGGTGAGCCTGCACGCCCCCCAGCTCCCGCAGACCCACCAGATGTTCGGCCGCCGTCGGCTGGGGCTGCTGGGGGATGGCGCCACGCTGATCAACACCGCCCGGGGCACGCTGGTCGACACCGAGGCACTCACCCGGGAGCTGGTCTCCGGCCGGATTTATGCCGTCATCGATGTCACGGACCCGGAGGTCCTGCCCGCCGACTCACCGCTGTACGACCTGCCCAATGTGCTGCTCACCCCGCATATCGCCGGTTCGCTCGGACATGAGCTGGGCCGGATGGCGGACGCGGCCATCGCCGAACTGGCACGTTACGCTCGCGGGCTGCCCTTCCGGCACGCCGTCGATCCGGGCACCCTCACCCGCTCGGCCTGAACAACCCGTTCAGCCAAGCTGGACCGTGATCCGCTGGGTGGCTCCCATCGCGCCACTGAGACCGCCGAAGGCAAGGGTCAGGGACGAACCGGTGGTGGCACCGGTGACCGTGGGCGGTCTGGCGAGTACCGCGCCGATGGCACGGTCCCAGCTGACCGTCAGACCGCTCCGCGCCCGTATGGGGTCCGATACGCAGATCACCGCCGTGCCGTCGGCGTTCTCACGGATCAGCACCGAGCAGGGCGCGCTCGCGGTGATCCCGCCGACGGCGCCCCCGGACCAGAAGTTGACGGTGGTGAAGCCGAGCGAGGGCACCTGCGCGCCCTGCTGATCGCCGGTGTTGCTGAGAATCCGCAGCCAGCCCGTGTCGGCGGCGCGGGCCGAGGTCTGGGCCCGGTTGGCGCCGGGCAGCACCAGATAGGCGTAGCGGGCATGGGACGGGTCGGTGCCGTGATCGAACCACAGCGTCAGATAGCGGCGGCTGATGGCGGTGGTGGTGCCGCCCCGGTTGACAGCGCGCCAGGAACCGGTGCGCTGCTCACGCAGCGCCTCGACGGTGGCGCCGCCGGGGAACACATAGCCGACGGTGCCGCCGAAGCCGCCGATATGGGCCCAGCCCGCGTTGCTCAGTGTGCCGGACCAGGGGAGGCTGACCGGCTGGGCCGCGCCGTCGACAACCAGAGGAGGAGAGCCGGTGGCGCCGAGGTTACGGTTCTCCACGATGGACTCGACGGCCGTACCGTCCTGGCAGGTGATGCCCGCGCCAAGGCAGACGATCGCGTCGTCCAGACAGAACCAGGACTTCTTCGCCATGAGGGTGCTGGACACCCCTCTGACATGCTGGCCCAGGGCGGCGTGCCGCCCATCGGTGGTCCCACCCACCCAGCTCACATCGGGCAGTGCTGTGCCCCACGCACCGCCCTCACCGTCGGCGAGGGTCTTACGGGAGACGGTGATGCCCGGCAGCCGGTAGGGATCGACGGTGGGCCAGAAGGCGTCGCTGTACTGGTCGTTGCCGAACGTGTCGCCCCACCAGTAGAGCATTCCATTGCCGGTGTGCCAGCCCCGCAGATTCTCGCCGTTGCCCACCTCATAGTGGGCGATGCGCCGCGAGGCCATGCTGATCGAGGCCGCCCACCCCGGGCGCCGGTGGGTGGCCCGGTCCATCGCGGCGAACAGCCGGTGTCCGGTCGGCTCAGCTACGGGCCGCACGGTGCTGTCGTCGTCGATCTCCTTGAGCAGGGTGAGCTGGTGCACGCCCAGGGTGCGGTCCGCCAGCACCGGGCGACAGCGGTCCCGCCGTATCCAGCCCTTGATCAGGCCCCGCCAGCGCTCGCGCTCGGCGCTGCTGGCCGCGCCCGCCAGCAGCGCGATGGAGGCGATGATGGCGTGCCCGCGCACATGATCGTCCTGCTGGACCTGGCGCGGATCGCCGGCCGACAGCCCCCGGCTGATGGCCCGCCCGGAAACCCCGTCCATGACCAGACCGTTGTACAGAAAGGGCGCCCAGGCGCCCTCGACCGCGTCAAACACGATCTGCCGGTTGGGGTCGGTGACCTCCCAGTCGGAACCGGCGAGCAGGGAGAAGAGCATGCCCAGACCGCCGAGCAGGACGGAGCCATAGGTACCGGTGTACGGCACGGTGGTGTGCTGGATGAAGGAGCCGTCGGCGTAGAGCCCATCGCCTTCGGCGACATACGGGAAGACCGGCGAGAGGGCGTCACGGGCCAGCGCCACCTTCGCCGCCCGGCCGCCGACGATGCCGCGCAGAGCCAGCACCCGGCAGAGATCCACCCGGTTCGCGCCGGTGCTGGTGCCGCTGTACTCCGCGACGGCCGAGTCCGGCACATAGTGGTCAACGGCCCGGCAATAGTCGCCGATCTGAGTGCCCGACAGCTCACCGTGCAGCAGGACACAGCTGTCCAGCAGTGCCTGGGGCGCGCCGATCTGCCAGTTCCACCAGTTGCCGAAACGCTGCTGATTCTCGTTGTAGACCTGCTGATACAGCTGGTCGAGGCCGCTGAGCAGATCCGCCCTGAGCCCCGCGTCACCGGTCAGCCCGGTGCCCGGCTGTGCGTACGCCAACGCCATGGTACGCAGCCGGACATAGCTGTTGTTCATGTTCTGGGAGTAGCCGAAGGACTCCGGGCCCGTGCTGGGGTGAGGGTCGGCGAAGACCAGATCCGGCCAGAGCGACCCAGCGGACGGAGTTATCCGCTGACGGAACCTGCCTGCCTCCTGCCCGATGGCGGCCAGCTCGCTCCTGAACGGCTCGGTGGTGGGGCTGAAGCCGGTACCGAGCACCAGCTCGCACCACCTGTCACGCAGCGCGGAGAACCTATCGGCCGCCGAGGCCGCGGTGGCAAGAGCGTGAGCGAGGGTGGTGCCGCCGGCCGCATGAAGGAAGCCGCGACGGGACCAAGAGGTCGTCATGGGGTCTCCGAGCCGAGTAGGGAGATTGACGTACCCGCATGAACGGCATAGAACACCTTGAACTGGACGTCCGGCAAGCGGACGCCACGCAAGCCAAAAGCCAAAAACTAAAAGCCAGAAGCCAGAAGCCAGAAGCCCGAAAGGCCCCGGGCCGCGTGAGGTGCAGCGGTCCGGGGCCTTGGGTTCTACGGCTGGGCGTCAGTCCAGCAGCTCGTACGCGGGCAGGGTGAGGAAGTCCGCGTAGTCCTCATCGAGCGAGACCCGCAGCAGCAGATCGTGGGCCTGCTGCCACTTGCCCGCGGCGAAGGCCTCCTCACCCAGCTCCGCGCGGATGCTCGTCAGCTCCCGTGCGGCCACCTCACGGACGAGACCGGCGGTGGCCTGCTGTCCGTTCTCAAAGACCACACCGGCGTTGACCCACTGCCAGATCTGGGAGCGGGAGATCTCCGCGGTGGCGGCGTCCTCCATCAGACCGAAGATGGCGACGGCGCCCAGGCCACGCAGCCAGGCCTCGATATAGCGGGTGCCGACCTGCACCGCGTCGACCAGGCCCTGATAGGTGGGCTTGGCGTCCAGCGAATCGATCGCGATCAGATCGGCGGCCGAGACCTGGACGTCCTCGCGCAGCCGGTCCTTCTGATGGGGCTTGTCGCCCAGCACCGCGTCAAAGGAGGCTCGGGCGATGGGCACCAGATCCGGGTGGGCGACCCAGGAGCCGTCGAAGCCGTCCCGGGCCTCTCGGTCCTTGTCGTTCTTCACCTTCTCCAGGGCCTTCTCATTGGCCTCCGGGTCCCGGCGGTTGGGGATGAAGGCGGCCATGCCGCCAATGGCGTGGGCGCCCCGCTTGTGGCACGTACGGACCAGCAGCTCGGTGTAGGCGCGCATGAACGGGGCGGTCATGGTCACCGCGTTACGGTCCGGGAGGACGAACTTCGGACCGCCGTCACGGAAGTTCTTGACGATGGAGAAGAGGTAGTCCCAGCGGCCCGCGTTGAGGCCGGAGGCGTGCTCGCGCAGCTCGTAGAGGATTTCCTCCATCTCGTACGCGGCTGTGATCGTCTCGATGAGCACGGTGGCGCGGATGGTGCCCTGTGGGATGCCGGCATAGTCCTGGGCGAAGACAAAGATGTCGTTCCAGAGCCGGGCCTCCAGATGCGACTCCGTCTTCGGGAGGTAGAAGTACGGGCCCTTGCCGAGGTCGATCAGGCGCTGGGCGTTGTGGAAG
This window harbors:
- a CDS encoding hydroxyacid dehydrogenase translates to MDRDVYGSLLADGALDRLSGVAAVDTALLITDFEDPAHTTALASAEVLFTHWGCPPLTGPALQRMPRLRAVVHAAGSVKQHITDAVWQRGIVVSTAAQANAQPVAEYTLAAILFANKRVLESAQSYRTLRNGTAPLKSATGLGNYQRTVGIVGASRIGRLVIELLRPFDLTVLVYDPHLDPEEARELGAETVGLDELTRRGDVVSLHAPQLPQTHQMFGRRRLGLLGDGATLINTARGTLVDTEALTRELVSGRIYAVIDVTDPEVLPADSPLYDLPNVLLTPHIAGSLGHELGRMADAAIAELARYARGLPFRHAVDPGTLTRSA
- a CDS encoding polysaccharide lyase 8 family protein, with the translated sequence MTTSWSRRGFLHAAGGTTLAHALATAASAADRFSALRDRWCELVLGTGFSPTTEPFRSELAAIGQEAGRFRQRITPSAGSLWPDLVFADPHPSTGPESFGYSQNMNNSYVRLRTMALAYAQPGTGLTGDAGLRADLLSGLDQLYQQVYNENQQRFGNWWNWQIGAPQALLDSCVLLHGELSGTQIGDYCRAVDHYVPDSAVAEYSGTSTGANRVDLCRVLALRGIVGGRAAKVALARDALSPVFPYVAEGDGLYADGSFIQHTTVPYTGTYGSVLLGGLGMLFSLLAGSDWEVTDPNRQIVFDAVEGAWAPFLYNGLVMDGVSGRAISRGLSAGDPRQVQQDDHVRGHAIIASIALLAGAASSAERERWRGLIKGWIRRDRCRPVLADRTLGVHQLTLLKEIDDDSTVRPVAEPTGHRLFAAMDRATHRRPGWAASISMASRRIAHYEVGNGENLRGWHTGNGMLYWWGDTFGNDQYSDAFWPTVDPYRLPGITVSRKTLADGEGGAWGTALPDVSWVGGTTDGRHAALGQHVRGVSSTLMAKKSWFCLDDAIVCLGAGITCQDGTAVESIVENRNLGATGSPPLVVDGAAQPVSLPWSGTLSNAGWAHIGGFGGTVGYVFPGGATVEALREQRTGSWRAVNRGGTTTAISRRYLTLWFDHGTDPSHARYAYLVLPGANRAQTSARAADTGWLRILSNTGDQQGAQVPSLGFTTVNFWSGGAVGGITASAPCSVLIRENADGTAVICVSDPIRARSGLTVSWDRAIGAVLARPPTVTGATTGSSLTLAFGGLSGAMGATQRITVQLG
- the aceB gene encoding malate synthase A gives rise to the protein MSAPAPSPLAIVDVDPSQAPARQGEVLTDAALAFIAALHERFTARRDELLTRRAERRAEIARTSTLDFLPETAHIREGDWQVAGAPVALNDRRVEITGPTDRKMTINALNSGAKVWLADFEDASAPTWENVIGGQINLIDAYERRIDFTDARGKSYGLKPAEELATVVMRPRGWHLEERHLRIGDRAVPGALVDFGLYFFHNAQRLIDLGKGPYFYLPKTESHLEARLWNDIFVFAQDYAGIPQGTIRATVLIETITAAYEMEEILYELREHASGLNAGRWDYLFSIVKNFRDGGPKFVLPDRNAVTMTAPFMRAYTELLVRTCHKRGAHAIGGMAAFIPNRRDPEANEKALEKVKNDKDREARDGFDGSWVAHPDLVPIARASFDAVLGDKPHQKDRLREDVQVSAADLIAIDSLDAKPTYQGLVDAVQVGTRYIEAWLRGLGAVAIFGLMEDAATAEISRSQIWQWVNAGVVFENGQQATAGLVREVAARELTSIRAELGEEAFAAGKWQQAHDLLLRVSLDEDYADFLTLPAYELLD